Proteins from a genomic interval of Bradyrhizobium sp. CCGB01:
- a CDS encoding glycosyltransferase family 39 protein, translated as MAETYPTPRFGAPREPKSPVNPGSRLVSMLDVATASHARAVGFLLLCALLLFLPGFFTIPPVDRDEARFAQATKQMVESGDYVDIRFQEDVRYKKPVGIYWLQSAAVEAASALKLPKAELRIWVYRLPSLIGAIGAVLMTYWAALGFVTRRAAVLAALLMCASVLLGVEARLAKTDAMLLFCVTAAMGAMSRAYLSWQRAEDETHPPWSWPAIFWTALAVGILIKGPLILMFAGLTVVALAIQDRDASWLWKLRPLWGLMWMLVLVLPWFVAIFWRAGDAFFADSVGGDMLSKLGAQESHGAPPGLYLALFWITFWPGAPLAAMAAPAVWRARREPGAQFLLAWLVPSWIVFEAVLTKLPHYVLPLYPAIAILTVGALERRVLSRSWLMRGSAWWFAIPALGSIIAVVGAVMLTRQPAFAAWPFIAASLIFGLFAWWLFDTNRAERSVLNALVAALMLAFTVYGIVLPSLTPLFPSIEIARALRNVTCVGPKAAAAGYHEPSLVFLTGTQTLLTDGSGAADFLRQGSCRFALIEQRSERGFVQRAEAIGLRYKVGARIDGYNFSQGRAISISIFRSEGTE; from the coding sequence ATGGCCGAGACCTACCCAACTCCCCGTTTTGGAGCCCCCCGCGAGCCGAAATCACCCGTGAATCCGGGTAGCCGGCTGGTGTCCATGCTCGATGTCGCCACGGCCAGTCACGCCCGCGCGGTCGGCTTCCTGCTGTTGTGCGCGCTGCTGCTGTTCCTGCCGGGCTTCTTCACCATCCCGCCTGTTGACCGCGACGAGGCGCGCTTCGCCCAGGCCACCAAGCAGATGGTCGAGAGCGGCGACTATGTCGACATCCGCTTCCAGGAGGACGTCCGCTACAAGAAGCCGGTCGGCATCTACTGGTTGCAATCGGCTGCCGTTGAAGCCGCCTCCGCGCTGAAGCTGCCGAAGGCCGAATTGCGGATCTGGGTCTACCGGCTGCCGTCGCTGATCGGCGCGATCGGCGCCGTGCTGATGACCTATTGGGCCGCGCTCGGCTTTGTCACGCGGCGCGCCGCGGTGCTCGCCGCGCTTCTGATGTGCGCCTCCGTGCTGCTCGGCGTGGAAGCACGCCTCGCGAAAACCGATGCGATGCTGCTGTTCTGCGTGACAGCCGCGATGGGCGCGATGTCGAGGGCCTATCTGTCGTGGCAGCGCGCCGAGGACGAGACCCATCCGCCGTGGAGCTGGCCCGCGATCTTCTGGACCGCGCTCGCGGTCGGCATCCTGATCAAGGGCCCGCTGATCCTGATGTTCGCGGGGCTGACCGTGGTCGCGCTCGCGATCCAGGACCGCGATGCCTCGTGGCTGTGGAAGCTGCGTCCGCTCTGGGGCCTGATGTGGATGCTGGTGCTGGTGCTGCCCTGGTTCGTCGCGATCTTCTGGCGCGCCGGCGATGCCTTCTTCGCCGATTCCGTCGGCGGCGACATGCTGAGCAAGTTGGGGGCCCAGGAATCCCATGGCGCGCCGCCCGGACTGTATCTGGCGTTGTTCTGGATCACGTTCTGGCCCGGCGCGCCCCTTGCGGCGATGGCGGCCCCTGCGGTCTGGCGCGCGCGGCGCGAGCCCGGCGCGCAATTCCTGCTGGCCTGGCTGGTTCCGTCCTGGATCGTGTTCGAGGCGGTGCTGACCAAGCTGCCGCATTACGTGCTGCCGCTGTACCCGGCGATCGCGATCCTCACCGTCGGTGCGCTGGAGCGGCGCGTGCTGTCGCGGTCCTGGCTGATGCGCGGCTCTGCCTGGTGGTTCGCCATCCCTGCACTCGGCTCGATCATCGCCGTCGTCGGCGCGGTGATGCTGACGCGGCAGCCGGCCTTCGCGGCCTGGCCGTTCATCGCGGCATCGCTCATTTTCGGCCTGTTCGCCTGGTGGCTGTTCGACACCAACCGTGCCGAACGCTCGGTGCTGAACGCGCTGGTCGCAGCTCTGATGCTCGCATTCACGGTCTACGGCATCGTGCTGCCGTCGCTGACCCCGCTGTTTCCGAGCATCGAGATCGCGCGTGCACTTCGCAACGTCACCTGCGTCGGGCCGAAGGCGGCTGCGGCCGGCTATCACGAGCCGAGCCTCGTATTCCTGACGGGCACGCAGACGCTGCTCACCGACGGGTCGGGCGCGGCGGATTTCCTGCGGCAGGGCAGCTGCCGCTTCGCGCTGATCGAGCAGCGCTCGGAGCGCGGCTTCGTGCAGCGCGCCGAGGCGATCGGGCTGCGCTACAAGGTCGGCGCACGCATCGACGGCTATAATTTCTCGCAAGGCCGCGCGATCTCGATCTCGATCTTCCGCTCGGAAGGCACCGAGTAG
- a CDS encoding glycosyltransferase family 2 protein, with amino-acid sequence MSTSQPSVSIVVPVRNEADNIAPLITEIGAALDGRWAYEIIYVNDGSTDATGERLGAIMKQRDNLRQLRHARSGGQSAAVRSGVRAARGAIVATLDGDGQNNPAFLPDLIAAVEKGAGRVGLAAGQRVGRKDTGFKKLQSRVANGVRNGILKDGTRDTGCGLKAFRREVFLMMPYFDGLHRFLPALVRREGYEIAYVDVIDRPRHSGVSNYGFFDRLWIGIMDLAGVWWLIRRKKPTPDVTEVQA; translated from the coding sequence TTGTCGACGTCCCAGCCTTCGGTTTCCATCGTCGTTCCCGTGCGCAACGAAGCCGACAACATCGCGCCCCTGATCACGGAGATCGGCGCGGCGCTCGACGGCCGCTGGGCCTATGAGATCATCTACGTCAATGACGGTTCAACGGACGCGACCGGCGAGCGGCTCGGCGCGATCATGAAGCAGCGGGACAATCTGCGCCAGCTCCGCCATGCCAGATCAGGCGGCCAATCCGCAGCGGTGCGCAGCGGCGTGCGCGCAGCGCGCGGCGCAATCGTGGCGACGCTCGACGGCGACGGCCAGAACAATCCCGCCTTCCTGCCCGATCTGATCGCGGCGGTGGAGAAGGGTGCCGGGCGGGTGGGCCTCGCGGCCGGCCAGCGTGTCGGACGCAAGGACACCGGTTTCAAGAAATTGCAGTCGCGCGTCGCGAACGGGGTCCGTAACGGCATCCTGAAGGATGGCACGCGCGACACCGGTTGCGGGTTGAAGGCGTTCCGGCGCGAGGTGTTCCTGATGATGCCCTATTTCGACGGGCTGCATCGCTTCCTGCCGGCGCTGGTGCGCCGCGAGGGCTACGAGATTGCCTATGTCGACGTGATCGACCGGCCGCGCCATTCCGGCGTGTCGAACTATGGTTTCTTCGACCGGCTGTGGATCGGGATCATGGATCTCGCTGGCGTGTGGTGGCTGATCCGCCGCAAGAAGCCGACACCAGATGTGACTGAGGTGCAGGCATGA
- a CDS encoding phosphatase PAP2 family protein yields the protein MPAPTDITPRPGYPAQLLAVSGRSLAQLVRTPSHSRRAEAARKLARHSLWLSAVGAALVIALMVAFDLTEIQLMPARGTPELWPIRILTDFGKDEYVLSVLGIVLVTVALVAAGLHGTRRALLLGFGTRLQFLFLSVALSVFVAEILKYLIGRGRPFVGGKANPFNFIPFEGTGAYASLPSGHAVTAFALAFAVSALWPRLRVFMFTYAIVILLTRLVLLAHHPSDVVAGAMVGTVGAMAVRYWFAARRLGFAIRADGTIVPLAGAVSGRLKRVAHGASAP from the coding sequence ATGCCGGCGCCAACCGACATCACGCCGCGCCCGGGCTATCCCGCGCAATTGCTCGCGGTGTCGGGCCGTTCCCTGGCGCAGCTCGTCCGCACGCCTTCGCATTCGCGCCGCGCCGAAGCCGCGCGAAAACTGGCGCGGCATTCGCTGTGGCTCAGCGCGGTCGGTGCGGCCCTGGTCATCGCGCTGATGGTCGCGTTCGATCTGACCGAGATCCAGTTGATGCCGGCGCGCGGCACCCCCGAGCTGTGGCCGATCCGCATCCTCACCGATTTCGGCAAGGACGAGTATGTGCTCTCCGTGTTGGGGATCGTGCTGGTGACCGTGGCGCTCGTTGCAGCCGGGCTGCATGGCACGCGCCGCGCGCTGCTGCTCGGCTTCGGCACGCGGCTGCAGTTCCTATTTCTGTCTGTTGCCCTGTCCGTGTTCGTTGCCGAGATTCTGAAATATCTCATCGGCCGCGGACGTCCGTTCGTCGGCGGCAAGGCCAATCCGTTCAACTTCATCCCGTTCGAGGGTACGGGGGCTTATGCCAGCCTGCCGTCAGGTCATGCGGTGACGGCGTTCGCGCTGGCGTTTGCGGTCTCGGCGCTGTGGCCGCGGCTGCGCGTATTCATGTTCACTTACGCAATCGTGATCCTGCTGACGCGGCTGGTGCTGCTCGCGCATCACCCGAGCGATGTCGTGGCCGGCGCAATGGTCGGCACGGTCGGCGCCATGGCGGTGCGCTACTGGTTCGCGGCCCGCAGGCTCGGCTTTGCCATCCGCGCCGACGGCACCATTGTGCCTCTTGCGGGGGCGGTCTCGGGCCGCCTCAAAAGGGTTGCCCACGGGGCATCCGCCCCATAA
- a CDS encoding amino acid ABC transporter substrate-binding protein, with product MKRVTLALTLALATGLSAQAADAQTLKTIKDRGMLSCGVSQGLPGFSSPDDKGNWTGLDVDLCRAIAGAIFNDATKVKYVPLSAKDRFTALQSGEIDVLSRNTTWTISRDTSLGANFTGVTYYDGQGFMVKKSLKVNSALELNSASVCVQTGTTTEQNLADYFKANNMKYEVIAFGTNDETVKAYEAGRCDVFTTDQSGLYANRLKLANPNDHMVLPEIISKEPLGPMVRHGDDQWFDIVKWTLFALITTEELGVTSKNVDEKAKLENPELKRVLGSDGNFGEQLGLTKDWVVRIVKAVGNYGEVFDRNVGAGSPLAINRGLNNLWNKGGLQYAPPIR from the coding sequence ATGAAACGCGTAACCCTGGCTCTCACTCTCGCTCTCGCCACCGGCCTCTCCGCCCAGGCCGCCGATGCGCAAACGCTCAAGACCATCAAGGATCGGGGCATGCTGTCCTGCGGCGTCAGCCAGGGCCTGCCCGGCTTCTCCTCGCCTGACGACAAGGGCAACTGGACCGGGCTCGACGTCGACCTCTGCCGCGCGATCGCCGGAGCGATCTTCAACGATGCGACCAAGGTCAAGTACGTGCCGCTGTCTGCCAAGGACCGCTTCACGGCGCTGCAATCCGGCGAGATCGACGTGCTCTCGCGCAACACCACCTGGACCATCTCGCGCGACACCTCGCTCGGCGCCAACTTCACCGGCGTGACCTATTATGACGGGCAGGGCTTCATGGTGAAGAAGTCGCTCAAGGTGAACTCGGCGCTCGAGCTCAACAGCGCCTCGGTCTGCGTCCAGACCGGCACCACCACCGAGCAGAATCTCGCCGACTACTTCAAGGCCAACAACATGAAGTACGAGGTGATCGCGTTCGGCACCAACGATGAAACCGTCAAGGCCTATGAGGCCGGGCGCTGCGACGTCTTCACCACCGACCAGTCGGGCCTGTACGCCAACCGCCTCAAGCTTGCCAATCCCAACGATCACATGGTGCTCCCCGAGATCATCTCGAAGGAGCCGCTCGGACCGATGGTGCGCCACGGCGACGACCAGTGGTTCGACATCGTGAAATGGACGCTGTTCGCCCTGATCACCACTGAAGAGCTCGGCGTGACCTCGAAGAACGTCGACGAGAAGGCGAAACTGGAAAATCCGGAGCTGAAGCGCGTGCTCGGCAGCGACGGTAATTTCGGTGAACAGCTCGGCCTGACCAAGGACTGGGTGGTACGGATCGTGAAGGCCGTCGGCAATTACGGCGAAGTGTTCGACCGCAACGTCGGCGCCGGTTCGCCGCTCGCCATCAATCGCGGTCTCAACAATCTCTGGAACAAGGGCGGTCTCCAGTACGCGCCGCCGATCCGCTGA
- the metC gene encoding cystathionine beta-lyase encodes MDSSHSSEQQAETRLVTSGRDTKAQKGFVNPPVFHGSTVLYPTAEDLHAHRGEFTYGRHGSPTTKAFQETLMALEGPQCAGVGIVPSGLSAISTTLLSVLKTGDHILVCDNVYRPSRNFCNGMLARLGIETTYFDPMIGAGIDKLFKPNTSAVLVEAPGSQSFEMPDIRAIADVAHARGALVIDDNTWATPLYHRSLDQGVDISMQAATKYIGGHSDIMFGTISANAKAWPQIAEGIRLLGVCAGPDDVFLALRGLRTLSVRLAQHHRSGLDMARWLAARPEVARVLHPGLETDPGHAIWKRDFTGASGLFSIVLKPAPQAAVDTMLNTLKLFGMGFSWGGFESLAIPFDCDAYRTATKWAPGGPTLRLHIGLESVDDLKADLDRGFAALKAAM; translated from the coding sequence ATGGATTCCTCGCACTCCTCCGAGCAGCAGGCCGAGACTCGGCTGGTCACCTCCGGCCGCGACACCAAGGCGCAGAAGGGGTTCGTCAATCCGCCGGTGTTCCACGGCTCGACGGTGCTCTATCCGACCGCCGAGGACCTGCACGCCCATCGCGGCGAGTTCACCTATGGCCGCCATGGTTCCCCCACCACCAAGGCGTTTCAGGAGACGCTGATGGCGCTGGAGGGGCCGCAATGCGCCGGCGTCGGCATCGTGCCGTCGGGGCTGTCGGCAATCTCCACCACCCTGCTCTCGGTGCTGAAGACTGGCGACCACATCCTGGTCTGCGACAACGTCTATCGGCCCTCGCGCAATTTCTGCAACGGCATGCTCGCCCGCCTTGGCATCGAGACAACCTATTTCGATCCGATGATCGGCGCCGGCATCGACAAGCTGTTCAAGCCTAACACGAGCGCCGTGCTGGTGGAGGCACCGGGCTCGCAGTCGTTCGAGATGCCCGACATCCGCGCCATCGCCGACGTCGCGCATGCCCGCGGCGCACTCGTCATCGACGACAACACCTGGGCGACGCCGCTCTATCACCGCTCGCTCGATCAGGGCGTCGACATCAGCATGCAGGCTGCCACCAAATATATCGGCGGCCATTCCGACATCATGTTCGGCACCATCTCGGCCAACGCCAAGGCATGGCCGCAAATCGCCGAAGGCATCCGCCTGCTCGGCGTTTGCGCCGGCCCCGACGACGTCTTCCTCGCGCTGCGCGGCCTGCGCACGCTGTCGGTGCGGTTGGCGCAGCATCATCGCTCCGGCCTTGACATGGCACGCTGGCTCGCGGCCAGACCCGAGGTCGCGCGCGTGCTGCATCCGGGACTTGAGACCGATCCCGGTCATGCGATCTGGAAGCGCGACTTCACCGGCGCCTCGGGCCTGTTCAGCATCGTCTTGAAGCCGGCACCGCAGGCCGCCGTCGACACCATGCTCAACACGCTCAAGCTGTTCGGCATGGGTTTTTCCTGGGGCGGCTTCGAGAGCCTCGCGATTCCCTTCGACTGCGACGCCTATCGCACCGCGACCAAATGGGCGCCCGGCGGCCCTACCCTGCGTCTGCATATCGGCCTCGAAAGCGTCGACGATCTCAAGGCCGATCTCGATCGCGGATTCGCTGCCCTCAAGGCGGCAATGTGA
- a CDS encoding lipid-A-disaccharide synthase N-terminal domain-containing protein, whose product MIIQYGQALSNYLYDVFVAKFDFWLAFGLVAQLFFTARFLVQWIASERAGNSVVPMAFWFCSMGGGLMTLVYGVVKREPVIILGQALATIIYIRNIMLIIKNRGRASATVDR is encoded by the coding sequence ATGATCATCCAATACGGTCAGGCGTTGAGCAATTATCTGTACGACGTCTTCGTCGCCAAGTTCGATTTCTGGCTGGCGTTCGGCCTCGTCGCGCAGCTGTTCTTCACCGCGCGCTTCCTGGTGCAGTGGATCGCGAGCGAACGTGCCGGCAACAGCGTGGTGCCGATGGCGTTCTGGTTCTGCTCGATGGGCGGCGGGCTGATGACGCTGGTCTACGGCGTCGTGAAGCGCGAGCCGGTGATCATCCTCGGACAGGCGCTCGCGACCATCATCTATATCCGCAACATCATGCTGATCATCAAGAACCGCGGCCGCGCGTCGGCGACGGTGGATCGCTGA
- a CDS encoding Na/Pi cotransporter family protein: protein MGTLVLLDLMGGVALLLWGLHMVHSGILRAFGPDLRRLLGKALGNRFNAFAAGLGLTALLQSSTATALITSSFAAEGLVSVSAALAIMLGANVGTTLIVQVLSFNIAAVAPVLFVLGLVAFRAGPRSRIKDVGRVFIGLGLMLLSLHILLDTLAPAENAPGVRVMMSAITGDPVLCIFIAALVTWAVHSSVASVLLIMSLAYSQFITPYAALALVLGANLGSAINPVFEGARRDDPASYRLPLGNLANRVIGIALVLPFLSGIAEHMHAWQPDLARMTAAFHIAFNVGTAVIFIGLLDTMSRLLTRLLPDRVREDDPARPRYLDESALETPSLALADAARETLRMGDLVEVMLRKVMAAMMTGDRALVDQVTKTDNVVDGLDEAIKLYVTKLTRGSLDESEGRRAMEIISFAINLEHIGDIIDKNLSELATKKIKRRFQFSAEGAEELAAFHKRTMDSLRIAFGVFMSGDANEARKLLVEKTALRNTELAAVERHLDRLREGRPETIETTSLHLDVLRDLRRIHSHICSVAYPVLDAAGEPYRRSEADTATLPASGAASALPR from the coding sequence ATGGGAACGTTGGTTCTGCTCGATCTGATGGGCGGCGTGGCGCTGTTGCTGTGGGGCCTGCACATGGTCCACAGCGGGATTCTGCGCGCCTTTGGCCCGGACCTGCGGCGGCTACTCGGCAAGGCGCTCGGCAACCGGTTCAACGCGTTCGCCGCCGGGCTAGGCCTCACCGCGCTGCTCCAGAGCAGCACGGCGACGGCGCTGATCACCAGCTCATTCGCGGCCGAAGGCCTCGTCAGCGTCTCCGCCGCGCTCGCCATCATGTTGGGCGCCAATGTCGGCACGACGCTGATCGTGCAGGTGCTGTCGTTCAACATCGCAGCCGTCGCGCCGGTCTTGTTCGTGCTCGGGCTCGTCGCCTTCCGGGCCGGCCCGCGGTCGCGGATCAAGGATGTCGGCCGCGTCTTCATCGGGCTCGGATTGATGCTGCTGTCGCTGCACATCCTGCTCGACACGCTGGCGCCGGCGGAGAACGCGCCGGGCGTTCGTGTCATGATGTCGGCGATCACGGGCGATCCCGTGCTCTGCATCTTCATCGCCGCGCTCGTCACCTGGGCGGTGCATTCGAGCGTCGCCAGCGTGCTGCTGATCATGTCGCTGGCCTATTCGCAGTTCATCACGCCGTACGCAGCCCTCGCGCTGGTGTTAGGGGCCAATCTCGGCAGCGCCATCAATCCCGTGTTCGAGGGCGCCAGGCGTGACGATCCCGCGAGCTACCGCCTGCCGCTCGGCAATCTCGCCAACCGCGTGATCGGGATCGCGCTGGTGCTGCCATTCCTGAGTGGGATCGCCGAGCACATGCACGCCTGGCAGCCGGATCTTGCCAGGATGACGGCGGCGTTCCACATCGCATTCAACGTCGGCACGGCCGTCATCTTCATCGGCCTGCTCGACACCATGTCCCGGCTCCTGACTCGGCTGCTGCCTGATCGCGTGCGGGAAGACGATCCGGCCCGGCCGCGCTATCTCGACGAGAGCGCGCTGGAGACGCCGTCACTGGCGCTCGCCGACGCCGCGCGCGAGACCCTGCGCATGGGCGATCTCGTTGAGGTCATGCTGCGCAAGGTGATGGCGGCGATGATGACGGGCGACCGCGCGCTGGTCGACCAGGTCACGAAGACGGACAATGTCGTCGACGGCCTCGATGAGGCCATCAAGCTCTACGTGACGAAACTGACGCGCGGCAGCCTCGACGAGAGCGAGGGCCGGCGCGCGATGGAGATCATCTCCTTCGCCATCAACCTCGAGCATATCGGCGACATCATCGACAAGAATCTGAGCGAGCTCGCCACCAAAAAAATCAAGCGGCGCTTCCAGTTTTCGGCCGAGGGCGCCGAGGAACTGGCCGCCTTCCACAAGCGCACGATGGACTCGCTGCGCATCGCCTTCGGTGTCTTCATGTCGGGCGACGCCAACGAGGCGCGCAAGCTGCTGGTCGAGAAGACGGCGCTGCGCAACACCGAGCTTGCCGCCGTCGAGCGCCACCTCGACCGCCTGCGCGAGGGCCGCCCCGAGACCATCGAGACCACCTCGCTGCATCTGGACGTGCTGCGCGACCTGCGCCGCATCCACTCGCATATCTGCTCGGTCGCCTATCCCGTGCTCGATGCGGCCGGCGAGCCCTATCGCAGGAGCGAAGCGGATACAGCCACCCTGCCCGCGTCGGGCGCGGCGTCGGCGTTGCCGCGCTAG